The following are encoded together in the Equus quagga isolate Etosha38 chromosome 15, UCLA_HA_Equagga_1.0, whole genome shotgun sequence genome:
- the LOC124227210 gene encoding tubulin alpha-3 chain-like — translation MPSDKTIGGGDDWFNTFFSETGAGKSVPRAVFVDLEPTVLVVEVHTGTHRQPFHPEQLITRKEDTANNYARGHSPIGKEIVDLVLDWIRKLVDLCSGLQGFLIFHSSGGGPGSGFASLLMERLSVDYGKRPKLELAISAAPQVSTAMVEPSNSILTTHTTLEHADCAFMADREAIYDVCCHNLDIELPMYNNLSHLIRQIVSSLQL, via the exons ATGCCAAGTGACAAAACCATCGGTGGTGGAGATGACTGGTTCAACACATTCTTCAGCGAAACTGGGGCTGGCAAGAGTGTGCCCAGAGCAGTGTTTGTGGACCTGGAGCCCACCGTGTTGGTAG TTGAAGTGCACACAGGCACCCACAGGCAGCCCTTCCACCCGGAGCAGCTGATCACCAGGAAAGAAGACACAGCCAATAATTACGCCAGAGGCCATAGCCCCATCGGCAAGGAGATCGTTGACCTGGTCCTGGACTGGATCCGTAAACTG gTGGATCTGTGCTCGGGGCTACAGGGCTTCCTCATCTTCCACAGCTCCGGGGGCGGCCCCGGCTCTGGGTTTGCATCTCTGCTCATGGAGCGCCTCTCGGTGGACTATGGCAAGAGGCCCAAGCTCGAACTTGCCATTTCCGCAGCCCCCCAGGTTTCCACGGCCATGGTGGAGCCCTCCAACTCCATCCTGACCACCCACACGACCCTGGAACATGCTGACTGTGCCTTCATGGCGGACAGAGAAGCCATCTATGATGTTTGTTGCCACAACCTGGATATCGAGCTGCCCATGTACAACAACCTCAGTCATCTCATCCGGCAGATCGTGTCCTCCCTGCAACTGTAA